The sequence TCATTGTCATGGTTTGCGAACGGACATCGCGATACCAGCTCCGCAAGGCGGTCAGCTGAGCCAGATAATGCACGTTTTCCTCTACAACGTGTTTAATGGAATGATACCCCCCCTGCTGATAAGGATAGCTTCCCGCAGCCACCTGCCTGGGAATACAAAGATGATTTTCATGCTTTATGGGACCGCGCCAAACCGATCCGGCGGGAATAACCGTGCCGTAGGGCACCTCAGACGGGCCGACCATTCCGCCCTGCCCGCCCAGAAAAATGGGTCGTTCCTTTAAAAACACGCCGCGCGGCACATCGCCGATGAGCGATGCCGTGGCTTTATCACCATGGGGCGTAAAATTAAAATGAATGTAGGAAGATCCCACTTCACTGTGATTTTTTCTACTTGTTCCGCCTGCCATGAAGGCATCACAAAAATTGATCAGACTGCCCAGCGTCACAAATGGAAAAAGAATGGTCTGCTTGAGCCCCACACAATGGGCTCCGCCCGCCTCTTCTTCGATGAGACACCCCGGACGAACATGCGCTCCACTTCCCATAGAGGCCCCTCGAAGAAACACCGAACGATCAAAAAAACCGCCCTTGAGCTGGACAGCCGCTCCCAGTTGGCAGTTTCTTACCGTTGCAGGGGTTTCCGAGCCA comes from Spartobacteria bacterium and encodes:
- a CDS encoding UDP-N-acetylglucosamine pyrophosphorylase codes for the protein MSEDIKSILQRRGVQLICPEMTYIDSTVCAGCIEADVIIHPGCRLYGESLYIGTGSEIGSETPATVRNCQLGAAVQLKGGFFDRSVFLRGASMGSGAHVRPGCLIEEEAGGAHCVGLKQTILFPFVTLGSLINFCDAFMAGGTSRKNHSEVGSSYIHFNFTPHGDKATASLIGDVPRGVFLKERPIFLGGQGGMVGPSEVPYGTVIPAGSVWRGPIKHENHLCIPRQVAAGSYPYQQGGYHSIKHVVEENVHYLAQLTALRSWYRDVRSQTMTMNSAGQACYEGALCVIDLILAERIARLVQLAELVQCSLDQHEVANPLHDEQQRKWIQMWPEMKQQLQWYISQDHPLDLATVPAPDQGESHMHWIARWTPAAEHSAGQSLNDIVQQGVRIYEA